From Nymphaea colorata isolate Beijing-Zhang1983 chromosome 6, ASM883128v2, whole genome shotgun sequence, a single genomic window includes:
- the LOC116255965 gene encoding probable LRR receptor-like serine/threonine-protein kinase At4g29180, which yields MMDAHNFSFLLCCAAALSIAGAQRARLPITLYLSHNLTYVSDDGFIDSGVNIQIESGGLTSGTNKGYYTVRSFPNYTRNCYQLPATIGDKYIIRASFLYGNYDGLNTLPSFDLYLGVNFWDTVNLTDNNTPFRPELVVQAEASYLFVCLVRTGNGTPFISYLKLWPLNADMYAPANSSLSLALKTFMRVDAGTTTETAYPDDRFDRIWSPDYDGYGTPFNTTETVSESGDPMFGMPSVVMQTAVYSKDVILVNWTGGVDDMFYLYLEFADVVRPANAQSRLMNVLMNGQQVFGASSKEAGSFSSMMAQSASAYLGFGFGILVDLLSAIGAPSGSSSCDDLSSSALLCWRGLTPVLHGSIHHVLNAFKFSDIDKPGEGGRPQDHNKIVASFSQHHASSESGKSGTFTYSQVVEITNNFEKVIGRGGSGTVFYGRLKDGHEVAVKKLSSRFVERGVMEFAAEVNMLMQVHYKYLAPFVGYCDDEQELILIYEYMSNGNLQNRLSEEMADTLNWQQRLNIALDAAKGLENLHSGCTPAFIHREVKSSNILINEKFEAKVADFGLSKAVVSDEITHITTVVAGTAGYLDPEYCYTNKVIEKSDVYGFGVVLFELITGRSAISTNAKGERLPLVQLVRPELMRGTIKAVIDPRLHGQYDISSMWMVAELAMTCTEEMSVIRSTMTEVVAHLKEAKEIERTREKSGSWRKWAIFTSSSSSATATSNSDLSIYPPAS from the exons ATGATGGATGCACATAATTTCTCGTTTCTGCTCTGTTGTGCGGCTGCCCTCTCAATAGCAGGAGCACAAAGAG CGAGACTGCCAATTACTTTATATCTGTCGCACAACCTCACCTACGTCTCCGACGACGGGTTCATTGACAGTGGGGTGAACATTCAGATAGAATCCGGCGGCCTAACGAGTGGCACCAACAAGGGATACTACACGGTGAGATCCTTCCCAAACTACACAAGAAACTGCTATCAGCTGCCGGCAACTATTGGTGACAAGTACATTATCCGGGCTTCCTTCCTGTACGGAAATTATGACGGCCTCAACACACTGCCAAGCTTTGATCTCTATCTTGGTGTGAACTTTTGGGACACCGTGAACTTGACCGATAACAATACCCCGTTCCGGCCGGAGTTGGTCGTCCAAGCAGAGGCAAGCTACCTGTTTGTGTGCCTCGTGAGAACAGGAAACGGAACacctttcatttcttatttgaaGCTCTGGCCACTCAATGCAGACATGTATGCCCCTGCCAATAGCTCGCTCTCCCTCGCTTTGAAAACATTCATGCGAGTAGATGCTGGGACCACGACAGAAACTGC GTACCCGGACGACCGCTTTGATCGCATATGGTCGCCAGACTACGACGGCTATGGGACTCCCTTCAACACAACTGAAACAGTGAGCGAGTCTGGTGACCCAATGTTTGGGATGCCGTCGGTCGTCATGCAAACTGCTGTCTACTCGAAGGATGTGATCTTGGTCAATTGGACTGGGGGAGTTGACGACATGTTCTACCTCTACTTGGAGTTCGCCGACGTAGTGCGACCGGCCAACGCCCAATCGAGGCTTATGAACGTTCTGATGAATGGCCAG CAAGTCTTTGGTGCGAGTTCAAAAGAAGCTGGCTCGTTCTCTTCCATGATGGCACAGTCTGCATCTGcatacttgggatttggttttggtattctTGTCGATCTTCTTAGTGCTATCGGTGCTCCTTCTGGCTCTTCAAGTTGTGatgatctttcttcttctgcacttCTTTGTTGGAGAGGACTGACTCCTGTTCTCCATGGATCT ATACATCACGTTCTAAATGCTTTTAAATTTTCTGACATAGACAAGCCGGGGGAAGGCGGACGTCCACAAGACCACAACAAAATCGTAGCTAGTTTTTCACAACATCATGCAAGCTCGGAGTCTGGTAAAAGTGGCACTTTCACTTACTCTCAAGTTGTGGAAATAACGAATAACTTCGAGAAAGTTATCGGTAGAGGAGGGTCTGGCACTGTCTTCTATGGACGCCTCAAAGATGGACATGAAGTCGCAGTTAAGAAACTGTCCTCAAGATTTGTTGAACGAGGAGTTATGGAATTTGCTGCTGAG GTTAATATGCTGATGcaagttcactataaatattTAGCCCCTTTTGTTGGGTACTGTGATGATGAACAAGAGTTGATCCTCATTTACGAGTACATGTCTAATGGAAACCTTCAGAATCGACTTTCAG AAGAAATGGCTGATACATTGAACTGGCAGCAACGGTTGAACATTGCTTTGGATGCAGCAAAAG GCCTGGAAAACTTGCATTCAGGATGTACGCCTGCATTCATTCACAGGGAGGTCAAGTCGAGCAACATTCTAATCAATGAGAAGTTTGAAGCAAAGGTTGCAGATTTTGGGCTGTCAAAGGCTGTTGTCTCAGATGAGATTACACATATTACAACTGTTGTTGCTGGCACAGCTGGATATCTTGACCCTGA GTATTGTTACACCAACAAAGTTATTGAGAAGAGTGATGTGTATGGATTTGGGGTTGTCCTGTTTGAGCTCATTACTGGCCGATCTGCCATATCAACTAATGCCAAGGGAGAAAGACTCCCGCTGGTTCAACTTGTACGGCCAGAACTTATGAGAGGAACCATCAAAGCTGTTATTGATCCTAGACTACATGGTCAATACGATATCAGCTCCATGTGGATGGTTGCAGAGTTGGCAATGACATGCACTGAGGAGATGTCGGTCATAAGGTCTACTATGACAGAGGTTGTGGCTCACTTGAAAGAAGCCAAGGAGATTGAGAGAACTAGAGAGAAAAGTGGAAGCTGGAGAAAGTGGGCAATCTtcacatcttcatcatcaagTGCCACTGCTACATCGAACTCGGATTTGTCCATTTATCCACCTGCAAGTTAA
- the LOC116255964 gene encoding putative leucine-rich repeat receptor-like serine/threonine-protein kinase At2g19230 translates to MGGFISIDCGLTETSGYISPLDNLTYVSDNGFIDSGVNGQIDPTRIGGGSYNVFYTVRSFPNYTRNCYQLPATVGTKYIVRAAFFYGNYDSLNEVPSFDLYFGADLWDTVNLTNDTKFLTELVVQAETCFLYVCLVRTCHGTPFISSLKFRPLPQDMYAPANSSLSLALKTFLRIDVGATTYTWYSNDRFDRIWTPDNGAFGTLYRTSKPVTESGDPIFGLPSVVMQTAVYSRNEILVNWTGGLDEGLFLVLEFADVVPQAGGRSRKMKL, encoded by the exons ATGGGAGGGTTTATCAGCATTGACTGTGGACTAACGGAGACCTCAGGCTACATTAGCCCATTGGACAACCTTACCTACGTCTCCGACAACGGGTTCATTGACAGTGGAGTGAATGGTCAGATAGATCCCACCAGAATCGGGGGCGGCTCTTACAACGTATTCTACACTGTGAGATCCTTCCCAAACTATACAAGAAACTGCTACCAGCTGCCGGCGACCGTTGGCACCAAGTATATCGTCCGGGCAGCCTTCTTTTACGGTAACTATGACAGCCTCAATGAAGTGCCGAGCTTCGACCTCTATTTTGGTGCGGACCTTTGGGACACTGTGAACTTGACCAACGATACCAAGTTCCTGACGGAGTTGGTCGTCCAAGCAGAGACATGCTTCCTGTACGTGTGCCTCGTGAGAACATGTCATGGAACACCATTCATTTCTTCTTTGAAGTTCCGGCCGCTCCCGCAAGACATGTATGCGCCTGCCAATAGCTCGCTTTCCCTTGCTTTGAAAACTTTCTTGCGGATAGACGTTGGGGCCACCACATACACTTG GTACTCGAACGACCGCTTTGATCGCATATGGACGCCAGACAACGGAGCTTTTGGGACACTGTATAGGACAAGTAAACCAGTGACGGAATCAGGGGACCCAATCTTTGGGTTGCCGTCGGTTGTGATGCAGACTGCTGTCTACTCGCGGAATGAGATCTTGGTCAACTGGACTGGGGGACTGGACGAAGGGTTATTTCTCGTCCTCGAGTTTGCCGACGTCGTGCCACAGGCCGGCGGCCGATCGAGGAAGATGAAGCTTTAG